The Pungitius pungitius chromosome 4, fPunPun2.1, whole genome shotgun sequence nucleotide sequence CAGCTCTACAAGCCGTGCAAGATTCCATCCAACGCAAAGAGGACCAACGACGCCtcgaagacaaaaaaaaaaggtgaaatggaCAAACTGAGTGTGCGTCTGGCCAGAGGCGACAGAAAGGACTGAAAGCTCCTTCCTGTCACGCGTGGAGCAGACAGACGCCTGAGGCCCCGCGGCGGTtaaacagcggggggggggacacattcgGAGGGTTTACCAGGTGGGCAAAAAGTGGGTCCAGATGTTGACGGTCTCATTGGTCAGCTGGAAGAGGCTCAGGATGCAGTCGGTGGCGGAGCTGCGCGGGTGGCGGTAGCCGGAGATGATGCTGTGCTCGTGGAAAACCTTTTGGCGTAATAgtgtccatttaaaaaaaaaaaaaaaaagggggggggggggaaagaggaaatgtgtgaatcacatgtgtttcttttttcttcactaTGTAATAACAAAAACGAGGCTTCCATGTTAATTTCATGATGCCCTTCAATAACATTAATTAAAACACTCAAAGGGTGTCCCAGTTTATTTCCtgttgcggtgtgtgtgtgtgtgtgtgaaagacatcagctgacaggaagtaaacatGGACCAAAGCTGTTGCCTGGCAATGCAGTTCTTTTGAAAAGCGCTATATTCACACACCGAGGGTGAATTATGGGTACATTTAGACTGAAAGTATGAGGATAATCAATAACAGCAGGTGCACAAGTTCTAGCTGAAACCCCAAAGAAAAGCGTTGTTTAGAGCATAAAATGTCTCCTTTAAATGAACCTCCTCGACACCCGACCTCCTAATTGAACCCGGGAGGACGAAGTACACGAAATGTCCGGTTGAGGTGAACTTACTTTGGGCACTTGATTGATGGTGAAGACTTGCGGTAGTTTGAGGCTGAGcatgactgctgctgctgctgctgctgtcgtccGGGACGAGAGGTGAAGTGAGGCGGCCCGCCGGGCGTGTGCATCATTCTTTATAAGGTTTGTGTTGCCATGCTGCATCTCCACCCTCTTCAAACCCAGCGAGAATATCCAGTATACCTGtgcaactcctcctcctcctcctcctgatacTGTCTCTCTGGAGGTGAAGGGTATGTGCACACAGGTGTATGAGCTCACACATAaaggcatgcacacacacacacacacacacacacatgtaaagacatttgaataaaagagtCTGTTGTTTCCAAAAAACACGTCTCTTCTTTTGGTGACTTCATGATTCCATCTCACACAGATGGGAGCCAAGCCAGTCCATCAGGttccagagaaaaaaagaaaaaaaactgccttcAGTTGTGATTGATATCAATGGAATTGTCTGCAGTCTGCGGCTTATacttgaaatactttttacctgccagaaaaaaaaaaatcagctctgGCGCTGAATTTAacgacagcttcatctgagttTTGAGATGAGGCCCGACGTCACGGATGAAGGGTGGGACTCGGTTCCTTTCATTCCACTTTCTTCTGTGCTCCTCTCCTGGATCAGCAGACATGTCGCcgtctgccacacacacacacacacacacacacacacacacacacacaccaaaccagCCGCCACACCCAGAGAGTGCCGAGCCCATCCGGGCTTATCTCGTGAAAACTGGGAAACAATGAGAGCAAACAGGTCTCACTTGCCACCGGGGGGTCAGGAGCGATGTAAAGGAGAAGGGAAGGTCAATTACAAccctttacttttttattttttggtgtgATATATTTCGACtcaactgttttgttttgaggtcaaacatttgacaaaaagtCACGCTCGCTGAAGTTTAAGCAAATACAAGTTAATGCTTCATCTCAGAGGCTCCATGGAGCACCAGAATGGTTCTGAGATGCCTAATCCTCGCCTCGCGACTCCACACTGACGCAGGTATGCTCGCCACAGCAGATCGACACCTCGGGAGGAGCAGCGCTGTAGAGCGGCGCCTCGGGGTCAGAGGGCAAAGACGTTAAAACAGACCCGTCGGTTTGGATTGGCTTGGAGGTGGAGTTCGTTAATACGTGAGTCATTAAGGCTTAAAGTGGCGCCGGTTTAAAGAAAGTAGAGCCGTAGAGCCGAGAGGAAGTAACGTCTAAAGGGgatctaaatatatattgtgtaaTATTTAAAAGTGTTCCACTGCTTGTGATCACACCTGACCACACCCATGCAGCATTTCTGACGGGTTAGGCGGAGTCAGGAATGCGCTAAATGGCTCAGACACACAACCTGTGTGGTGCGGGTTCGCGCGTAAACAATACAGAATTTGCACACTTAAAAACTGTTAAATTGTGCTCATGCTGTTATGTAATCACTGTAATAGGCCTTATGGGCCTCATGCAGTAATCAGTCATCACCTGGTTGGTCAACACCAACAGTGGTTTCACTCTGCACTGGCACATTTCCACCACTAGAGGGCAATCTGACTTACAGGGTAGAGTATGTCATTTAAATgtagtggaggaaaaaaaagagtgcaaTATAATAACAAATCAAATCAGGGAGAAATGTACGCGCAAAACATCACTTGTAATTACATAAAACCAATTGGTAAGCTATATTTGAACCTTAACTCATGAAATTGATGAATACAAGAGACATGAACACAAATCTAACTCACAATCTAGCAGTGAGGTTACAACAAACTGAAACATCAATGGGGCCAGAACCACAGGAATCCTTAAATGATCTTTGGTAACGAGTAAAAAGGAACGGTTCTCATTTTCaggtgattaaaaacaaaataaatacatattcacTTAATTTACGTCAGTTAAATGCTGCACTGCTAAAGGAAACCCTGAATCAATGACTTACATAagacactctgctgctgctgagacgCGTGTACTGCCGTATctcaccaccagggggcagcgcTTCCAAACAGGAGCGCTGTGGAGAGGCATAATGAAAAggaacctgttttttttttttttttttaagaaggttCTCTATAAAGAAGTTGTGTCCTTAAACTCTGTCCTTAGATATCATATTTTGCCTTTGTACTCTTTTGATATGAACCGCTAAATGTTTCCCAGTGAATCAAATGTGCTGCCGCTTCTCTTATTGACTGTTAATGAGAAAAAGGAACAGGTTCACTTTGGGTCACAGTCTGGGCCTCCTGTATTAAGTCCTGCATGTTTGTGTTACATCAGCACCACTGCGAAGCCTTGCACATTAAGAATTCATCCAGTCGCTGCTGGTGCAAACTTCAGATGTCTTTAAGCTCTTTTGAAGGATTACACCACcgatattacatttaaataaatgtgcagTGGTGGAAACTAACTCCACTTTTACTCTACATTGACTTCACAGCTTGCACGTTATAGATCAAACTACCAAAGTGGCACATAAAACAGCAAGCAGTCATGTTAGGACTACTAGTCATGTCATGGcaccttgaactttgaccctctTGCTCAGAAATCCACTGtgcagaggattgtgggtaagGAGAGGCAGAATTTCAtggtgactgggggggggggggggggtatcctgGTATTATCATTTTTGATATTTACAGTATGGATTTTGGAAAGGTAGAGCGTTTTTTTGCACTGGACATGAACAGTGGGTGAATGTCCcgtgtgtgtgaaaataaaaatactctCAAATACTCATCATTTGCTCTTAAGTGTCGTCGGGTTGATATTTGCCTCCCATCGCTGCAGTCATGTGATCCGAAAAAAACCACCCGATCATCTCACTTTTACCCCCCCCATGACCTTCTCGTGTTACCTCATTAAACCCTCATTGTCTTCACACTTTTaagcacaagtgtgtgtgtgtgtgtgtgtgtgtgtgtgtgtgggggggggcgtgaccTGTGGTGGTTTCAGAGGGGCAGATGTGCGACAGACTTCAGCTGCTCAGAAGCTCGCTGCCTCCCTGGTGGTTTGGTTGATGAGGTGTCGTTTGTGTCTCCAGAtgaggagcgtgtgtgtgtgtgtgtgtgtgtgaggcagacgcgccccccccctcctgatacATTATTAATAGTTGTTCGACTCCaggcgcttttttttcttcttcttcttcttctctgttggaTTTCAGACTTTCAAAGCAGCGTGTTCCTCACTGAATCCAGAGAGGAACTCAAAGAACTCTGGAATGCCGACAGACTTTCATGGTCTCCAGCGTTCGGAGCAGAGGAGGCCGGCTGCACGCCAACCAGCAACGAACAGCGATTACCGGCTTCGGAGCGGGAGCCGGTGCATTTATCGTCTTTCAGTGCAACGGGTTTATTTAGAAGACAACCGGAGCAGAGTTTGATATCTGCGACCAGATGAAGACGCGTCACAGCAGACTGAGAATTTGATTAGAAGATTGACACTTTCTTAATTAAGTAAACGGCtgtacacaggggggggggagacggaacATGGGAATCGGTGCTGGAAGGTTGATTGTTCTCATTTCTGCACAGAACATCGgtagctgtctctctctctcctcccccccccccccgggtccagCTTTTGTGCGAATCTATGGGCTGCAGGTCGTATTACCAGCACGCTCGTATCCATCTGATGAGCAGATATGAGACATTGATTTTCTCAGCTGTAACTAACTGCcaaaaggcaaaaaacaaaactaaaaaaaacgtACTTGCTGAAAAGATTTCCCACAACGTCAATTGTTTCGCTTTGCGATGCATTTGGTAGAAAATCTCCACAAGAGCATCACAAACCACGTGAATCACATTTCACTAAATGCCTCCACATCTAAACGACGTTCTCCGAGGAggcccaaacaaacaaatccaataACGCAGGGTTCAGCGGCGTGTTAATGTCCCCCAGTGGGCAAACGTACGGAGCCCCCAAGAACCAAAGATCTACCGTAATGTCATCAGAGGCCACAGAGAGACCGGGCCGATCGGGTCagtggtggcggggggggggggggggggggggtaattgcaGGACTACTGGAACATCGTTAGCGTCGAGGTGAAGGAGGTGGTGAAGTGGTGAATGGGACGCGAGGCGGGAACGTTGTGGCTGGATGGCGTAAATGTCTGAAAGTAATAAAAAAGGCCAAGTGAGtgacaggaggtggaggagtccGTCTCTCCGGATCAGAACAGACCAATTAGGATCCATTATTTACCCGGGTCGGATTTCTTCAGTGTGAACAAACCGTTTGAGTGGACGTTGTCCACCAGCCACCCTaagaaaaaacatctgtgtATTTGGAACAATTTAAGAGAAACTACTTTTTTGTAACATATGAAAAGGTTTATACATTTATGCGGTTTAATATCAAACAGAAACAGGAAGACATTTGACCAGAAGATtaagaaaaatgcatttttattctttttacacCTTTAGAAAGCACATCTTTAAAGCACAAGGACTTACTCTGTATATAAACACCTCTCTCCCTTTTGACTACAAAAAATGGTAGCATTTGCACATTGTGCTTGAGTTGCAAAGTCCGTACATCCGCTGCGGGTCTCCTGTGGCGTTCACGACCCCAGTAAACATTTTATTGCATAAAATCACATTTGACTTTGGCGGGTCACTcggaaaaagaaacagaaacactCAAATGAATCAAAAGAAGCCGTGATCTGTGACACCCGCTGCACGGCCCACAATCAGCGCTGCGCTCCGAACAAAAGGCGTCGCACAAAAACGTCctgggaaacaaaacaaaaaatgtaaaatgcgacggtatttgaaaaaaaaaaaaaacgatgaatgCCTTTTGTGCTTATGACTATTGAATTAAACATCCTACTCCTCTGCAAAAATATACAAACTACAaacgatgcaaaaaaaaacaactcaaacagAAGAGAACCATCCGCCTGGCGTACTGATCTCTAGTTGCACACTTCCCCTTTACGATAAGTTTTATGCGTCTCCTCTGCTATAATTTACTAACCTGCATTTGAGAAAGTAGCATTTGTCAAAAGGCGACGTCTCCTAGGAGACCAAACATCGTTAAATGCTGAATGGAAGTCGCTTTGCACAGAAACGGGAAACTTCCGACACACTTAAAATTAATGACTTTGGTATAAACAAAGTAAATCAAGTCGTTCAAAACACTAAACCTCTGTTCCTGAATGTTTTGAATGACACATTTCAACCGGACTCGTTGAAATGACAAatggatgaggaaaaaaaacatggaaaaaaaagtgtgcaattgTTAATTCATACTTCTTTTCTTGGATATTTGATATGTTTTACATCATAAACATCAATATCGTTCCCTTAACCACAGAATACACCTCAAGAACaatttggaaataaaatcaaaaggTTTGGgggaatggggaaaaaaaataaaagtcgtAATAATTCATGACTAAAGTGGTTATATTTGGATAAAGTCAAAGATTAGATGGTTACCTTTTTCCATTTTACTTTCGATGTTATGACCTTATTCCTGAAATATTACAACCTCCTCCCTCAGTACTGAATGCAGGCAGATATGTTACCAGGTGAGGGACATTCTGATATAGTGGAAAGTTTACATGAAAATGACCAAAAGCACCTTGTGGAGTATAATATAATATCTACTGTAGACGCTTTAAAGACCTTCAGTTCCGTTGCCTCTGTCTGTTTGAATGAGGTGCTCCCGGGACGCCGCTCTGCGTCCCTCCGTCCCGGACACACGCGACACAACGCGTcctaaaacacacagacacctttcTGCAAGCATCAGCTGAAGGTATAAGATTTAGAGCAAGAGCtttcaggcagaaaaaaaaaaaccttaaacgTGTGACCAAAATTCAAAGAGGAAAACAAGGGTTAGTTTGACTTTATCAGCATGGCCTGTGTgttgtgcatatatatatatatattatagtgagacttgttaaaaataatgagttCCAAAGCAGTAATTGAGTGCCGTCTGCACACTGAGGATCATCAGTCGGCTTCTAGGCAACTCCGACACGAGGGGGTTCAATGTGTTTCCAGCTTTCACCCCAAAATGTGCTAATGAGAGGGACACAGCGATGGCGACTCAAAGTGATGCAAAGCTAACTATTTGTAGCCGTGTAGCGGGACATGAATAATTTAGTTTGTTTGTACCACTTGAGGGACTTCAGTGAGCTCTGGTTACAGACTAAGAAACGCAGCAGACAGTTTGCAGTCTCTAAACATCCCAGAAAAGGGTCATTAGAAATGCCGTGACTTTATTCATGATCTCAGGGACAATAAGAGGACCACCGGTGCTGAGGCTGCATGCTACCTGCATTCAGTCACCGCTGCCCAGATGTGGCTAAACAACAGCTTAAAAACATTACAGTGGAATTATGGGTAGGAACCAAGGAGCAGAACCGCTTTAAACCGTCCGGATCCAGATGTGGTGGGTTTGAGGAGCCGATTCCTCCCGACAGAAAAAACTAATCCTGTAGCTTCATATTtgaatgaaaggaaagaaaagaagaataaaaagactAAAATTCAATCCTTCCTctaattattttgaaagtattCATTGATTCAGAAGAGAACTGGAAGCAGCCAGTTTGGAAGCATAGCACTTTtctacaaaaggaaaaacagcagAATGATCACCTGACAGCTTAAACATGGCGCGTCTAAAAATACGCCTTGAAATAAAACTTCTGTGTCTTGCGGCTTatctgataaaaaaagaaaaaaagctttagagTGCAGGATTTGAATCCCAGACGTTCCATTAACGAGATACAGTCGTTCTCCTCATAAACACAGTCAGCTTCCCTCTTATGTTGGATCTGTTTTAATATAAACTTTACAAATCTCGGATGAAGtggtcaaaaaaacaaacatttttgtatCCGTCTCTAACGTCATATAGTCTTAAACtctaaaacatacacacacacacgtgttcttctctgaacgcacacacactctgaaactAGGTCTGTGCATAATCACAAACACGGGAGGGAGAGCTACAGTCAGAGAACCTGCAAGAGAGCTGCAGCTGAAAAATCTCCTCCTTTAGattatggacacacacacacacacacacacacacacacacacacacacacacacacacacacacacacacacacacacacacacacacacacacacacacacacacacacacacacacacacacacacacacacacacacacacacacagaatgtgacCACTCGCCTCACATTCTGTACTCAGCCGTCTCGGGGGGGAGTCAGCGTGGTCAGTTGTGCTTGGCACGGATCCCCTTCAAGTAGTTTTTCCAGCGCTTGACCACGTCCTTGAAGACGGGCGCGCTGTCTATGGAcgccagcagctgcagctggttaATGTGCGTGGTGTGATAGTCCCAGCGCGCCAGGTTGGGCGCCGTGGCCAGCATGAAGTGGCGCAGGTCGTAGATGCTGCCGGAGCCCGTGTCGAACAGCGGCAGCATGGCCTTCAGCGACTCCATGCCGCGGGCGAACAGCAGCCCCGCCTCGCGGCCCAGCTTCTCGCCGGCGGTCTCGCTCACGTCGTGGAGTCCCAGCAGCGAGTAGATGAAGCCGTTGAGCACGAAGGAGCTGGGCGTGGTGGGGTACTCCTCGTACCAGTCGTACTTGTTCATGAACACGGCCTTGACCCCGTGCTGCGCCGAAGGCACCTTGAAGGGTCCGACCGCCTTGAGGGCGGCGCCGAGGTACGCCGGCTCCCTGGTGAGGAGGTAGGCCCTCACCAGGGTGGACATGGCCTGGCCCTGGGCCATGGCCGAGTACCAGCCGGGCTCCAGGGCCCGGAAGCCCTCGCCCAGCTTGCGGGTGACCATGATGGGCCAGCCGCCCCGCTCGTCCTGGTTGCGCAGCAGCCAGTCGCTGGCGGCGAAGAAGGCGGCCATGTGCGCGGTGGTGGAGATGGTGACGTTGTCCACGAAGCCCCGCCCGTGTAGGACTAATCTCACCACCCGTCTCGGCATaatctgggagagagagagagttctcaTTAGGCCTTTATTCAATAAAAGGATTCTATTATTTGGCCACAAAGTTCTCAAGATGAAGGAAGCAACATGTTGCATTTCATGGCTggaatctaaaaataaaaaatgcgaTATTTATCGACACTGGATGaagaaagacacacatgagaaaCCAACATTGCTTGAAAACAACCTAAACGATGACTTAATAAAAACTAATCCTCCATCAAATGCTTAGTCCACTAACTGTCGACTCGAGCACGGTGGAATGACAGGAACCGACCTTTGTGGCCTTCACAGCCTTGGTGTTGGACAGGCCGACGCCCTTCCTGAGGTCGGTGAGCAGGTCTCGGGTCAGCGTGCTCCAGGCGGCGCGCGGCCCGACGCCGTACGTGATCTCGTGGTCCTTGAAGGCGATGAGCTGCGCGCTGGTCACGTAGCGGATGGTGAAGGGCGGGCCCTTCTCCGTGGTTTCCAAGGTCACAGACACGCTGCCGTTGGAAACGAACTTGAGGTCCAGGCTGAGGATGAAGTCTTTGGAGTTCCCCAGCTGGAGGGACACGCCCTCAGAGGactctaaaggggggggggggcggatgagagaagggaggcTGGTAAAAACGTGTAGAATGAACTGTAGACAAAATGCGACGAAATGCAGCATTTGgtctgaaaaaaacatgacGATTACTGACATTGGACAGTTTTTAGCAGAATGACAGTTTCCCGCGAACATGGAGTCGGTCTCCCTTTGATGTCGTGTTCCCACAAaaagctcctcttcttcctcacgtTCCCCAGATTCAATGTGCAGTCTCGTTCAAAAATGATCACTAGCAGCCACACAGCTTCATTCAAACTGAAGTGGCCtgcagagagagtgagtgtgtgtgtgtgtgtgtgtggggggggggggagaaagagccTCAAACCACAGAGACACAAGCCCCTCGTGGGATGTGCAGTACAGACGTGTCACTGCACACAGCGCTTCATTAGGAGGAGGGAATATAACTTTTCCTTAAAGTTAGGAGCCGGGGTATTCAGACTCCACGCGTCCACCAAGCGGCTCGCATTAAATGTACGCCGTACCTTTGGCCCAGTTACTCGGTCTGCACAGCtagctcaacaacaacaaagacagagaaaTCTTTTCCGAGATAGCTCGGGAAAGGCTGAAGAGAAGAATGAGTGCAGCGGTCCATAAAATGAAGGGCGGCGgcaaggtgagagagagagagagagagagagagagagggagagagacaattGGAGATCGCATCTCACATGACATGAGCCGAGGAGGCAGAGGCAGACGAGGCCGCCCGAGACACAAAGGCAGTCAATCAGGAGGAGAATGGGGGAGCGAGCCAGTCTGGCAGGAGCCCGTTGGATGACTCCGGCTCTTTAATGCACTCATAAATCCATTACTTAAGGCAAAGCAGAGAGTAAGTGGATTTGTACTCTGGCCCCCGTGATGACTCTGGCGTCAATAAAGGACGGGCGAGGGAACACAGGCGAGGTTCCCGCCTCCCCTGCGGGCGGTTTGGCGGCAGACGGACGCGTCAGCGCAAATGCGGCAACGCGCAGGGAACACGAGCGAGCGCGTCGGGCCCGTGCCGCGCGGACGCCAAAGACCCGAGCGGCGGGGGGGCGCCAGCGCTCGTTGGTTGGTTTCTCGTCCACGTCCTCCGGTGGCCGCGCCTGCTGCAGGAAATGCCGTTGGGAggtctttgtgttttaatgGCCACGAATAATGATTCTCATTACCGGTTAATTGGTTAATAATTCCGCTCGATTCCAGTTTCTTCCCGTCACTTGGCAATTGAGTATTGAAACAGTAATGAAGTGGTTAATTATTGATTGCTCTGgttcaaagaaacacaaacatttgcgGAATAATTGTAAAGGGCCCGCAGTCACTGCGCTGCATCTCCGCGCTCGGGTCACGCTGCTTGTTACGGCAGTTCTGTGAAAGTATCAAAGACGACCACGGGgggaatcagaggaggagggtgcTCTGCGGCGGGCGGCGCCCATGCAGGAATGTGCAGATGGTCGGTGATTATCAGGGGACAGACGATTGATCCACTTGTCAGAGGATTTGAGAGGCTGTTCAACACCAGTGTCCTAGATACAgtaaggggggagagggggtggggggtggcaaGGGAGTAGGAGTAGGAAATGGAGGGAGGCAGCGGCGGAGACAGAAAgtgacaatgggggggggggggggggggggaagtttgGATAACAGAGCACAATAATGCGTTAAAAGGGAGAGAGCGTAATGTGATTGCAATGTTTAGGAAGCTGCAGCGGGCTGACGGGGCGATAAGTGGGAGGAAATGAGTAGAGAGAGGCTGGAAAACTGACTGAAGCCTGTGGAGAGACGAGGGAAGATTAATGGAGACTGAAGGCAGCAGccaaggtgggagggggggagggggggggggccatggggcgatgatgaaaacatgatgATG carries:
- the glceb gene encoding D-glucuronyl C5-epimerase B, yielding MRCLAARVNYKTLIVICALFTLITVLLWNRCSSGSSHRFLPRDASAPSPKAGDASISSQQHPPQPPEPPPVVGSGVKYEDIDCLVNDESTIKGRREGAEVYLPFSWVEKYFDVYGKVVQYDGYDRFEFQHSYSKVYAQREPYHPDGVFMSFEGYNVEVRDRVKCISGVEGVPLSTQWGPQGYFYAIQIAQYGLSHYSKNLTERAPHVEVYDTAEERDGRAGAAPWAAPKGCVLSRVHDKARATSVRQFSAPESSEGVSLQLGNSKDFILSLDLKFVSNGSVSVTLETTEKGPPFTIRYVTSAQLIAFKDHEITYGVGPRAAWSTLTRDLLTDLRKGVGLSNTKAVKATKIMPRRVVRLVLHGRGFVDNVTISTTAHMAAFFAASDWLLRNQDERGGWPIMVTRKLGEGFRALEPGWYSAMAQGQAMSTLVRAYLLTREPAYLGAALKAVGPFKVPSAQHGVKAVFMNKYDWYEEYPTTPSSFVLNGFIYSLLGLHDVSETAGEKLGREAGLLFARGMESLKAMLPLFDTGSGSIYDLRHFMLATAPNLARWDYHTTHINQLQLLASIDSAPVFKDVVKRWKNYLKGIRAKHN